Proteins from a genomic interval of Pantoea deleyi:
- a CDS encoding BtpA/SgcQ family protein: protein MVSISAEKIDAIQAIFSRPKAVIGVIHCDPFPGSPKYRGKPVSAIIDRALRDAENYILGGVHGLIVENHGDIPFSKPEDIGPETPALMAVITEKVRERFGVPLGINVLANAALPAFATALAGGADFIRVNQWANAYIANEGFIEGAAAKALRYRSQLRAEHIRVFADSHVKHGSHAIVADRSIKELTRDVDFFEADAVIATGQRTGDSATLDEIDEIRAATALPLLVGSGVTPVNVCQILSRTQAVIVASALKVDGVWWNDVDRERVKHFMAVAQAALEQA, encoded by the coding sequence ATGGTTTCTATATCAGCAGAAAAAATTGATGCAATACAAGCGATATTTTCACGACCTAAAGCGGTTATTGGCGTGATTCACTGCGATCCTTTTCCGGGGTCGCCAAAATATCGCGGCAAGCCCGTCAGTGCGATAATTGATCGGGCATTACGTGATGCGGAAAATTATATTCTTGGCGGTGTTCATGGCCTGATTGTGGAAAATCATGGTGATATTCCCTTTTCAAAACCTGAGGACATTGGTCCTGAAACGCCGGCACTGATGGCGGTGATTACGGAAAAAGTGCGGGAACGTTTCGGCGTGCCGCTGGGAATTAACGTGCTGGCAAATGCGGCATTACCTGCTTTTGCCACCGCGCTGGCGGGCGGGGCGGATTTTATCCGCGTCAATCAGTGGGCCAATGCGTATATCGCCAACGAAGGTTTTATTGAAGGGGCGGCCGCGAAGGCGCTGCGCTACCGAAGCCAGCTCCGGGCTGAACATATCCGCGTGTTTGCCGACAGCCACGTTAAACACGGCAGCCATGCGATTGTGGCCGATCGCTCCATTAAGGAACTGACCCGCGATGTTGACTTCTTTGAGGCGGATGCGGTTATCGCCACCGGACAACGAACCGGTGACAGCGCTACGCTGGACGAAATCGACGAAATCCGTGCCGCCACCGCTTTACCGCTGCTGGTAGGGTCGGGCGTGACGCCTGTTAACGTCTGTCAGATTCTGTCACGCACGCAGGCTGTCATTGTGGCCAGCGCGCTTAAGGTCGATGGCGTCTGGTGGAACGATGTGGACCGGGAGAGGGTAAAACACTTTATGGCGGTGGCGCAGGCCGCGCTGGAGCAGGCTTAG
- a CDS encoding DUF445 domain-containing protein, translating into MDKQHELKRMKRLALLLLLLAAATFVVTLFLPPGFWVSGVKAIAEAAMVGALADWFAVVALFRRVPVPFVSRHTAIIPRNKDRIGENLGRFVQEKFLDTDSLLNLIRRHDPSRLLAQWLNTPGNADRIGRHLLQVMRGFLDLTDDARIQTFMRRAVHRAIDKVDLSQTSAMVLESLTRNNRHQALLDAAIDQLLKLLHKPATREFIALQLVRWLKREHPIKAKMLPTEWLGEHSAELVANAVDSLLDDVAMDQGHELRLGFNRAVEKLIVRLQNDPEMAARAEEIKGWLKEDATFNRYIGELWNDMRNWLKADLSSEDSRVQEKVRGAALWLGETLAADPALRDSMNQHLEQAARSVAPEFASFLTRHISDTVKSWDARDMSQQIELNIGKDLQFIRINGTLVGGTIGLILYLLSQLPAALPVVKSWLT; encoded by the coding sequence ATGGATAAACAACACGAACTGAAACGGATGAAGCGCCTGGCCCTGCTGCTGCTGCTGCTGGCCGCCGCCACCTTTGTTGTCACCCTTTTTCTGCCGCCCGGCTTCTGGGTCAGCGGCGTTAAGGCGATTGCCGAGGCGGCGATGGTCGGTGCACTGGCGGACTGGTTCGCCGTCGTGGCGCTGTTCCGGCGGGTGCCGGTGCCCTTTGTCTCACGCCACACCGCCATTATTCCGCGCAACAAAGATCGCATCGGTGAAAACCTGGGCCGCTTCGTCCAGGAGAAGTTTCTGGATACCGATTCGCTGCTGAATCTCATCCGCCGTCACGATCCCTCCCGGCTGCTAGCGCAGTGGCTGAACACGCCGGGCAATGCCGACCGCATCGGCCGCCATCTGCTGCAGGTGATGCGCGGCTTCCTGGATCTCACCGATGACGCGCGCATCCAGACCTTTATGCGCCGCGCGGTGCATCGCGCCATCGACAAGGTGGATCTCAGCCAGACCAGCGCCATGGTGCTGGAGAGCCTGACCCGTAATAACCGCCATCAGGCGCTGCTGGACGCGGCCATCGACCAGCTGCTGAAGCTGCTGCACAAGCCTGCGACCCGCGAATTTATCGCCCTGCAGCTGGTGCGCTGGCTGAAGCGCGAGCATCCGATCAAAGCCAAAATGTTGCCGACCGAATGGCTGGGCGAACACAGCGCCGAGCTGGTGGCGAACGCGGTCGATTCGCTACTGGATGATGTGGCGATGGATCAGGGGCATGAGCTGCGCCTGGGCTTTAACCGGGCGGTAGAGAAGCTGATTGTCAGACTGCAGAACGACCCGGAAATGGCCGCGCGTGCCGAAGAGATCAAAGGCTGGCTGAAAGAGGATGCCACATTTAATCGCTACATCGGTGAGCTGTGGAATGATATGCGCAACTGGCTCAAGGCCGATCTGAGCAGTGAAGATTCGCGGGTGCAGGAGAAAGTGCGTGGCGCAGCCCTGTGGCTGGGCGAAACGCTGGCGGCGGATCCGGCGCTGCGCGACTCGATGAACCAGCATCTGGAGCAGGCGGCGCGCAGCGTGGCGCCGGAGTTCGCCAGCTTCCTGACGCGTCACATCAGCGACACCGTAAAGAGCTGGGACGCGCGCGACATGTCGCAGCAGATCGAACTCAATATCGGCAAAGACCTGCAGTTTATCCGCATCAACGGCACGCTGGTGGGCGGCACCATCGGGCTGATCCTCTATCTGCTGTCGCAGCTGCCTGCAGCGCTGCCGGTGGTGAAAAGCTGGCTGACCTGA
- a CDS encoding ATP-binding cassette domain-containing protein has protein sequence MVNITKTYGAIRSLRGVNLQLAPGEVLGLVGDNGAGKSTLTKVLSGAVVPTSGTIRIDGEAQHFTTPADSRRCHIEMVYQDLSLCDTVDVAGNLFMGREPMKSILGIPFLDEEKMHADAREMLKGLGISIPDTRLLVRNLSGGQRQAIAIARAAAFDPKVLIMDEPTAALAVAEVEAVLELIRRVSARGVSVILITHRLQDLFLVCDRIMVMYEGTNVAERRVAETDLTEIVNLIVGEKFVARSAAAH, from the coding sequence ATGGTGAATATTACCAAGACCTACGGCGCGATACGGTCTCTGCGCGGCGTCAATCTGCAGCTGGCACCGGGTGAGGTCCTGGGCCTGGTCGGTGACAACGGCGCGGGGAAATCCACGCTGACCAAGGTGCTGTCAGGTGCTGTCGTGCCCACCAGCGGCACGATCCGCATTGATGGTGAGGCGCAGCATTTCACTACCCCGGCGGATTCACGCCGCTGCCATATCGAGATGGTTTATCAGGACCTGTCGCTCTGCGACACGGTCGATGTCGCAGGCAATCTGTTTATGGGCCGTGAGCCAATGAAATCCATTCTCGGCATTCCATTTCTGGATGAAGAGAAGATGCACGCTGACGCACGGGAGATGCTAAAGGGGCTGGGTATTTCTATCCCGGACACCCGGCTGCTGGTGCGCAATTTATCCGGCGGACAGCGCCAGGCGATTGCCATTGCGCGTGCTGCCGCTTTCGACCCTAAAGTGCTGATCATGGATGAACCCACCGCCGCGCTGGCTGTCGCCGAAGTGGAAGCGGTGCTGGAGCTGATCCGTCGGGTCTCGGCCCGTGGCGTAAGTGTCATTTTGATCACGCATCGCCTGCAGGATCTCTTCCTGGTCTGCGATCGCATCATGGTGATGTACGAAGGCACCAATGTGGCGGAGCGCAGGGTGGCCGAAACGGATCTGACTGAGATCGTTAATCTGATCGTGGGTGAGAAATTTGTCGCCCGCTCGGCCGCCGCGCACTGA
- a CDS encoding glutamine amidotransferase, which yields MQKKILLAGESWTSTSVHVKGFDQFATATWHNGATDFMAALADSDYAITYMPAHAAATDFPLTLAGLQQWDAIILSDIGANTLLLHPDTWLKSERTANRLTLIHDYVAAGGALMMIGGYFSFQGINGGARYRNTAVEKVLPVRCLAWDDRIETPEGVYPSVTESHALFTDMPDEWPWLLGYNEVEMHPEGKLLATVEGTPHPLLAVREYQQGRSLVWTSDMSAHWLPQEFARWQGYRQLWINCLNWLTERGS from the coding sequence ATGCAGAAGAAAATTTTACTGGCTGGCGAGTCCTGGACCAGCACGTCTGTTCACGTTAAAGGCTTCGATCAGTTTGCCACCGCGACCTGGCATAATGGCGCAACCGACTTTATGGCGGCGCTGGCCGACAGTGATTATGCCATCACCTACATGCCCGCCCATGCTGCCGCCACCGATTTTCCCCTGACGCTGGCCGGGCTCCAGCAGTGGGATGCCATCATTCTGTCGGACATCGGTGCAAATACGTTGCTGCTGCATCCGGATACCTGGCTGAAGAGTGAGCGCACGGCGAACCGCCTGACGCTGATCCACGACTATGTGGCCGCAGGCGGCGCGCTGATGATGATTGGCGGCTACTTTAGTTTTCAGGGTATTAATGGCGGCGCGCGCTATCGCAACACGGCCGTCGAAAAAGTCCTGCCGGTGCGCTGCCTGGCATGGGACGACCGTATTGAAACGCCCGAAGGCGTTTACCCCAGCGTGACGGAATCCCACGCGCTGTTCACCGACATGCCAGACGAATGGCCGTGGTTGCTGGGCTATAACGAAGTGGAAATGCACCCTGAAGGCAAGCTGCTGGCGACCGTTGAGGGCACACCCCATCCGCTGCTGGCGGTGCGCGAATATCAGCAGGGTCGCTCACTGGTCTGGACCAGCGATATGTCTGCGCACTGGTTGCCGCAGGAATTTGCCCGGTGGCAGGGTTATCGCCAGCTGTGGATCAACTGTCTGAACTGGTTAACGGAGCGCGGCTCATGA
- a CDS encoding M20 family metallopeptidase yields MSQSQSQWLAQQLLRFDTINPPGNEAACMHFLANWLREQGFDVTLSSFGENRLNLVARLAGSQPGPQLAFTGHLDTVPLGNADWQYNPFGEIVGDRLYGRGSSDMKAAVAAFAVACVTNQQAIRRGPGVVLLITGGEETGCDGARALIANADLPDVGALIVGEPTANYPVIGHKGALWLRCETRGKTAHGAMPELGINAIYLAAEALGRIQHFSPGAPHPLMKQPTINVGRITGGLNINSVPDRTQFDVDIRSAPNLQHATIRQQLITLLGDSVTVTTLVDLPAVLSEANQAWIHSVYQHCQALHDAPLTPRIVPYFTDASLLLPALGSPPCIILGPGEPSMAHQTDEYCLLSRLAEAEVLYGGLINDWMR; encoded by the coding sequence ATGAGCCAGAGCCAGAGCCAGTGGCTGGCACAACAGCTGCTGCGCTTTGACACCATTAATCCACCGGGCAATGAAGCGGCCTGCATGCACTTTCTGGCGAACTGGCTAAGGGAACAGGGCTTTGACGTCACCCTCTCCTCCTTTGGTGAAAATCGCCTGAACCTGGTTGCCCGTCTGGCTGGCAGTCAGCCCGGCCCGCAGCTGGCGTTTACCGGCCATCTGGATACCGTACCGCTCGGCAATGCCGACTGGCAGTACAATCCTTTCGGTGAAATTGTGGGAGACCGACTTTACGGGCGCGGATCGAGTGACATGAAGGCCGCTGTCGCGGCTTTTGCTGTTGCCTGTGTGACGAATCAGCAGGCGATTCGGCGGGGCCCCGGCGTCGTGCTGTTAATCACCGGCGGGGAGGAAACGGGCTGTGACGGCGCGCGGGCGCTGATTGCTAATGCTGATCTGCCTGATGTTGGCGCATTGATTGTCGGCGAGCCTACCGCCAACTATCCGGTTATCGGCCACAAAGGGGCGTTATGGTTACGCTGTGAAACGCGCGGGAAAACAGCCCATGGCGCCATGCCGGAGCTGGGCATAAATGCCATTTATCTGGCGGCGGAGGCGCTGGGCAGGATTCAGCACTTCTCACCCGGCGCACCGCATCCGCTGATGAAGCAGCCGACCATCAACGTCGGACGCATTACAGGCGGTCTGAACATTAATTCTGTGCCCGATCGCACGCAGTTTGACGTGGATATCCGTAGCGCCCCCAACCTGCAGCACGCCACCATTCGTCAGCAACTGATCACCCTGTTGGGAGACAGCGTAACGGTGACGACGCTGGTGGATCTGCCGGCGGTGCTGAGCGAAGCGAATCAGGCCTGGATTCATTCTGTTTATCAGCACTGTCAGGCGTTACATGATGCGCCGCTGACACCGCGAATAGTGCCCTACTTTACGGATGCGTCACTGTTGCTGCCCGCACTGGGTTCGCCGCCCTGCATTATCCTCGGACCCGGCGAGCCATCAATGGCGCACCAGACCGATGAATACTGCCTGCTGAGCCGGTTAGCGGAAGCGGAAGTGTTGTATGGGGGGTTGATTAACGACTGGATGCGGTAA
- a CDS encoding LacI family DNA-binding transcriptional regulator: MAGDMSKKRVLLSDVAARAGLSKTTVSRYMNQSIMLPQETVDRIEAAIRQLDYRGNSLARRLSKGGSETLGLVLPDITNPFFAELADAAEEAASAHGYSLVLCITRNHPDKESQFIRWLDTCQVDGLLFITNHPDNGLLRKEINRHQRIVLLDEDIPGSAVPKVFVDNVQGGRIATEKLIAAGHRHIAFVGGPDELMSVRERYQGFCTAMEQAGLHVPPEWVMYGEYQRESGKQALEQLFSHARRPTAVFAASDFLVLGLMDGLRARGLKAPDALSLVGFDDATYADFTQPRISTIRQPARELGRTAVGIMLRILNDALPVPAETRLPVEWVARDSIQKC, from the coding sequence ATGGCAGGTGATATGAGTAAAAAACGGGTACTGTTATCCGATGTCGCAGCGCGGGCCGGACTGTCAAAAACGACCGTATCCCGCTATATGAATCAAAGCATTATGCTGCCGCAGGAGACAGTTGACCGTATCGAAGCGGCAATTCGTCAACTGGATTATCGCGGTAACAGCCTGGCGCGCCGCCTCAGCAAGGGCGGCAGCGAAACCCTGGGGCTGGTGCTGCCTGATATTACCAACCCCTTCTTTGCCGAACTGGCAGATGCCGCCGAAGAAGCCGCCTCTGCCCACGGCTACAGCCTGGTGCTGTGTATTACCCGCAACCATCCAGACAAAGAGAGTCAGTTTATCCGCTGGCTGGATACCTGCCAGGTAGATGGCCTGCTGTTTATCACCAACCATCCGGATAACGGTCTGTTGCGCAAGGAAATTAACCGCCACCAGCGCATCGTGCTGCTGGATGAGGACATTCCCGGTAGCGCGGTGCCTAAGGTGTTTGTCGACAACGTTCAGGGCGGCCGGATTGCGACCGAAAAACTGATCGCTGCAGGTCACCGGCATATCGCCTTTGTCGGCGGCCCGGACGAACTGATGAGTGTACGCGAACGTTACCAGGGGTTTTGCACCGCAATGGAGCAGGCTGGCCTGCATGTGCCGCCCGAATGGGTGATGTATGGCGAATACCAGCGAGAGTCGGGCAAACAGGCGCTGGAACAGCTGTTTAGCCATGCCAGACGCCCTACCGCCGTCTTTGCCGCCAGTGATTTTCTCGTGCTGGGATTGATGGATGGCCTGCGCGCGCGTGGACTCAAAGCGCCCGACGCGCTGTCGCTGGTCGGCTTTGATGATGCGACTTATGCCGACTTTACCCAGCCCCGTATTTCAACCATTCGCCAGCCTGCGCGTGAACTGGGCCGCACGGCGGTCGGGATCATGTTGCGTATCCTCAATGATGCGCTCCCCGTGCCCGCCGAAACCCGCCTGCCGGTAGAATGGGTGGCGCGCGATTCAATACAGAAATGTTAA
- a CDS encoding substrate-binding domain-containing protein, protein MMAFNTRKLRAVALATGLLSAGSLWSLAQAAPAYALVQINQQALFFNQMNKGAQEAAKASGKDLVIFNANDNPVSQNDAIENYIQQGVKGIMVDAIDVNGIMPAIKEAAAAKIPVIAIDAVLPAGPQAAQVGVDNLEGGKIIGKYFVDYMAKNSGGKARLGIVGALNSAVQNQRQKGFEETIKSNPGITVADVVDGQNVQDTAMTAAENLITGNPDLTAIYATGEPALLGAIAAVENQGRQKDIKVFGWDLTSKAISGIDGGYVTAVLQQDPEKMGEEAVKALNALTSGKTVSKTILVPATVVTKANVDSYRAMFK, encoded by the coding sequence ATGATGGCATTTAACACCAGAAAACTGCGTGCTGTTGCGCTGGCAACCGGCTTACTGTCTGCGGGTTCTTTATGGTCTCTGGCGCAAGCCGCTCCGGCTTATGCCCTGGTCCAGATTAATCAGCAGGCCCTGTTTTTTAACCAGATGAATAAGGGCGCCCAGGAAGCAGCGAAAGCCAGCGGTAAAGATTTAGTGATCTTTAACGCCAACGATAATCCTGTGTCGCAAAACGATGCGATAGAAAATTATATTCAACAGGGCGTGAAGGGCATTATGGTGGATGCGATTGACGTCAACGGTATTATGCCCGCGATCAAAGAAGCGGCGGCCGCCAAAATACCGGTGATTGCGATTGATGCCGTATTGCCGGCCGGCCCTCAGGCCGCACAGGTGGGCGTGGATAACCTGGAAGGCGGCAAAATTATTGGGAAATATTTTGTCGACTACATGGCTAAAAACAGCGGCGGCAAAGCGCGACTGGGCATTGTGGGCGCACTGAATTCAGCGGTACAGAACCAGCGTCAGAAAGGGTTTGAAGAGACGATTAAGAGCAATCCGGGCATCACCGTGGCGGACGTGGTTGATGGTCAGAACGTGCAGGATACGGCGATGACGGCGGCGGAAAACCTGATTACCGGTAACCCGGATTTAACCGCGATTTACGCGACCGGTGAACCGGCACTGCTGGGGGCGATTGCTGCCGTTGAAAACCAGGGGCGTCAGAAGGATATCAAAGTCTTTGGCTGGGATCTGACGTCAAAAGCCATCAGCGGTATCGATGGCGGTTATGTCACAGCCGTGCTGCAGCAGGATCCTGAAAAGATGGGTGAAGAGGCGGTAAAAGCCCTGAATGCGCTTACGTCGGGCAAAACCGTGTCAAAAACCATTCTGGTGCCGGCCACGGTGGTAACGAAAGCCAACGTGGACAGCTACCGGGCGATGTTTAAGTAA
- a CDS encoding PfkB family carbohydrate kinase produces the protein MRVYVAGNITVDETWSVTDIPAKGASVHGYPRSLDIGGKGANQAILLSRCGIETYLIAATGHDSNGKWIRQQLMNEPVTLLPTQPMTALSDTSLILHSADGDNAIITRTTAADSLDINTLTRHLARARPGDLLVQQGNFSPEKTYALFNEAKSRGLITVFNPSPVQAGFSACWPLVDIAVVNQHEAQQLPPGAVHTLVVTHGSAGAWLIQGDRRTFSPAQPAHAVDTTGAGDTFLAVMLASALLRGGDVDTLALTHASQAAALTVSRPGTLQAFPTAEELAALLQTGGESALT, from the coding sequence ATGCGTGTTTATGTGGCTGGTAATATTACTGTCGATGAAACCTGGTCTGTTACAGATATTCCGGCTAAGGGCGCCTCTGTTCACGGTTATCCGCGTTCGCTGGATATCGGCGGTAAAGGCGCGAATCAGGCGATACTCTTATCCCGTTGCGGCATTGAAACGTATTTAATTGCCGCGACCGGTCATGACAGCAATGGAAAATGGATCCGCCAGCAGCTCATGAACGAGCCCGTCACGTTACTGCCCACGCAGCCCATGACCGCATTGAGCGATACCTCGCTTATTCTGCACAGTGCCGATGGCGATAACGCCATTATTACCCGTACAACGGCGGCAGATTCGCTGGATATCAATACGCTTACTCGCCATCTTGCCCGTGCGCGTCCGGGTGATCTGCTGGTACAGCAGGGCAATTTCTCGCCAGAGAAAACTTATGCGCTGTTTAACGAGGCGAAATCCCGTGGCCTGATCACCGTTTTTAACCCCTCTCCGGTGCAGGCGGGGTTCAGCGCATGCTGGCCGCTGGTGGATATTGCGGTGGTCAATCAGCATGAAGCCCAACAGTTGCCGCCCGGCGCGGTTCACACTTTAGTGGTCACTCACGGCAGCGCCGGTGCCTGGCTGATTCAGGGCGACCGGCGAACATTTTCCCCGGCGCAACCCGCCCATGCCGTAGATACCACCGGCGCAGGTGACACCTTTCTGGCCGTGATGCTGGCCTCCGCGCTCCTGCGCGGGGGGGACGTTGACACATTAGCTCTGACGCATGCCAGTCAGGCTGCTGCGCTGACCGTCAGCCGTCCCGGCACGCTTCAGGCCTTTCCCACCGCAGAGGAGCTCGCCGCGCTGCTCCAGACAGGCGGCGAGTCAGCGCTTACTTAA
- a CDS encoding ABC transporter permease, which translates to MNLSSSRMAQHSLPRRLLHNHSGVVSIALFFVFCCVVFSLITGNFLSSTNWLNIIRQSAPLLIVATAMTLVITTGGIDLSVGSTLALVGALSAIALNSWGLPWPVVLLGGLLLGALVGAINGFFIAYEGIPAFIVTLATLAVVRGVALLVTQGYSIPIPADSLFAFMGRAWVLGVPMPALIGIVVLVAGHIVLNYMRFGRYVTAIGANAEGARRSGINTKAVTMKVYILSGMAAALAGMIITARLGSGSSNQGEGFELQVIAAVVLGSTSLFGGFGTVIGTLLGALSIAIIQNGLILSHISPFYTQIATGTIILLAIWLNTRILNPTRSAAKG; encoded by the coding sequence ATGAATCTGAGTAGTTCCCGAATGGCACAGCACTCGCTGCCGCGCCGCCTTCTGCACAACCACTCTGGTGTTGTCAGCATCGCACTGTTTTTCGTGTTCTGCTGCGTGGTGTTCTCCCTGATCACCGGCAACTTTCTCAGCAGCACGAACTGGCTGAATATCATTCGCCAGAGTGCGCCGCTGCTGATCGTCGCCACGGCGATGACGCTGGTGATCACCACCGGTGGGATTGACCTTTCTGTGGGATCGACACTGGCACTGGTCGGCGCCCTCTCTGCTATCGCCCTGAATAGCTGGGGCCTGCCCTGGCCGGTGGTGTTGCTGGGCGGCTTGCTGCTGGGCGCACTGGTCGGTGCCATCAACGGCTTCTTTATTGCTTACGAAGGCATTCCGGCCTTTATCGTCACGCTGGCTACACTGGCCGTGGTGCGCGGTGTGGCGCTGCTGGTCACGCAGGGTTACTCGATTCCCATCCCTGCCGACAGCCTGTTTGCCTTTATGGGACGCGCCTGGGTGCTGGGCGTACCGATGCCCGCGCTGATTGGCATCGTGGTGCTGGTCGCGGGCCATATCGTGCTGAACTATATGCGTTTTGGTCGTTATGTCACGGCGATTGGCGCGAATGCGGAAGGCGCACGCCGTAGCGGGATTAACACCAAAGCCGTGACCATGAAGGTCTACATTCTCAGCGGCATGGCGGCGGCGCTGGCGGGCATGATCATCACCGCCCGTCTCGGCAGCGGATCCTCCAATCAGGGTGAAGGCTTTGAGTTGCAGGTGATCGCTGCGGTGGTGCTGGGCAGTACCAGCCTGTTCGGCGGCTTTGGCACCGTTATCGGCACGCTGTTAGGCGCGCTGTCGATTGCCATCATCCAGAACGGCCTGATTTTGTCCCATATCTCCCCGTTTTACACGCAGATCGCCACCGGTACGATTATTCTGCTGGCGATCTGGCTGAACACCCGCATTCTCAACCCGACGCGATCGGCAGCGAAAGGGTAG
- a CDS encoding phosphotriesterase family protein, whose translation MKHSIFRHPDPLPLGINSGYVMTVLGPLPVSEMGVTLMHEHILLDASGKWVPPCCCGDRHLAEMPVSIENLGELSLNPLMSRDNCQLFDVDLAIEELMKFRALGGDTVVDPTNIGIGRDPKALQRIARLTGLNIIMSTGLYLEPSHPDWVKTISLEALTEKLIYDLGGNDEKPEVLAGLIGEIGVSSRFTPSEEKSLRAAGRASAATRVPVEVHLPGWARLGHQVLDILEDEGADLRHVVLCHMNPSFADKRYQRELAQRGAFLEYDMIGMSYYYADESAQSPSDEENARAIRELIDDGFIDQILLSQDVFLKTMLTRYGGHGYGYILKHFVPRLKRHGISGEQLENLLIANPQRVFGG comes from the coding sequence ATGAAACATTCAATTTTTCGTCACCCCGATCCCCTGCCGCTGGGCATCAACAGTGGCTATGTCATGACCGTACTCGGCCCGCTCCCTGTCAGTGAGATGGGTGTGACGCTGATGCACGAACATATTTTGCTGGATGCGTCCGGCAAATGGGTACCGCCCTGCTGCTGTGGCGACCGTCATCTGGCAGAAATGCCGGTCAGCATCGAAAACCTGGGTGAGCTGTCGCTTAATCCGCTTATGAGCCGCGATAACTGCCAGCTGTTTGACGTGGATTTAGCGATTGAGGAGCTCATGAAGTTCCGGGCGCTGGGCGGCGATACCGTGGTGGATCCCACAAATATCGGCATTGGCCGCGATCCCAAAGCCCTGCAACGCATCGCGCGCCTGACCGGGCTGAATATCATCATGAGTACCGGGTTATATCTGGAGCCCTCGCATCCGGATTGGGTAAAAACGATCAGCCTCGAAGCCCTGACTGAGAAGCTGATTTATGACCTTGGCGGCAACGATGAAAAACCTGAGGTGCTGGCTGGCCTGATCGGTGAAATTGGCGTATCCAGCCGCTTTACGCCCAGCGAGGAGAAATCCCTGCGGGCGGCGGGCCGTGCCAGTGCCGCGACACGTGTGCCGGTTGAGGTGCACCTGCCCGGCTGGGCACGATTAGGGCATCAGGTGCTGGATATCCTTGAAGATGAAGGAGCAGACCTGCGCCATGTGGTGCTATGCCACATGAACCCCAGCTTTGCCGACAAACGTTACCAGCGCGAACTCGCGCAGCGCGGAGCCTTTCTGGAGTACGACATGATCGGCATGAGCTATTACTACGCCGATGAGTCCGCTCAGTCGCCCTCCGACGAAGAGAATGCCCGTGCCATTCGCGAACTGATCGATGATGGCTTCATCGATCAGATTTTATTGTCCCAGGACGTGTTTCTGAAAACCATGCTGACCCGTTACGGCGGTCACGGCTATGGCTACATCCTTAAACATTTTGTTCCGCGCCTGAAACGCCACGGCATAAGCGGCGAACAACTTGAAAACCTACTGATTGCTAACCCACAGCGCGTTTTTGGTGGGTAA